A region of Arabidopsis thaliana chromosome 5, partial sequence DNA encodes the following proteins:
- a CDS encoding structural maintenance of chromosomes protein (unknown protein; BEST Arabidopsis thaliana protein match is: unknown protein (TAIR:AT2G37370.1); Has 12055 Blast hits to 8846 proteins in 811 species: Archae - 217; Bacteria - 1046; Metazoa - 6104; Fungi - 1115; Plants - 528; Viruses - 14; Other Eukaryotes - 3031 (source: NCBI BLink).), with the protein MSWLRTAVNKAVEVGNRKNITRTVKNYADSVVQHAGQAVAEGAKLFQDRIGVGAYKSVHQTIQRLEEAAVSYRGQERALLITRWLSVLKEIDRATDSSLKDKQLSSEEQLASDEAKKREWVLYYDPDIGGEPLNFRDVFLQSQALEGIVLSMIIEPPHDEEITLLLEMFGLCLNGGKEVHDAIVSSMQDLATVFSSYKDEVLVKQDELLQFAQNAITGLKINAEMLRIDAEASDLRKKLEKMNASQIPQESEDKEHKETPLTIEAFKETLAKIRLCSRLEGLLIRKRQLSNGDSPDIHAQKVDKLRVLLESLANSTSKAEKRISENRLQKEEALKARVVKANETGEKEKELGAEIAQLEKQRDELEADLKRVNLSLAAAQARFRNATEERDQFGEANNQIIAHLKTKDDDLSKSVVACKKEAEVIKTWINFLEDTWLLQCSHIETKDKQTLDELEKHEDYFSDVALNILSVYKKEVAPLISRIENYVENLKNLGPGSEKPPNADQGDNQVSNPRKILEEEYIDYETKIITTFSIVDNVKEQFQVLQSKLDKKDDRRVKELFDDMEKMRQQFESIARPTLEIEIPSPRSSVTSPKSSATSPKSPKPSSSSMNASTESTQTQKPELSNSPQAPNPAAGSSQEFNPEAELAELESEFGKVARDYSADEVDGWEFDELEKELQ; encoded by the exons ATGTCGTGGCTGCGAACGGCCGTGAATAAGGCTGTGGAGGTCGGAAACCGCAAAAACATCACACGAACCGTCAAAAACTATGCCGACTCCGTCGTCCAGCACGCTGGCCAAGCCGTCGCTGAAGGAGCCAAATTGTTCCAAGACCGCATT GGTGTTGGGGCTTATAAGAGTGTTCATCAGACAATTCAGAGATTGGAAGAAGCTGCAGTCTCATATAGAGGTCAAGAAAGGGCATTGCTGATTACTAGATGGCTAAGTGTGCTTAAGGAGATTGATAGAGCTACTGACAGTTCTCTAAAGGATAAACAATTGAGTTCAGAGGAACAACTTGCTTCTGATGAAGCAAAGAAACGTGAATGg GTTTTGTATTACGATCCAGATATAGGCGGTGAGCCACTTAACTTCCGTGATGTTTTTCTGCAAAGTCAAGCTCTGGAGGGGATCGTTCTGTCCATG ATTATTGAACCACCACATGACGAAGAAATCACGCTACTCCTGGAGATGTTTGG CCTTTGTTTGAATGGAGGAAAGGAAGTTCATGATGCCATAGTTAGCAGTATGCAGGATCTTGCTACAGTCTTTTCAAGTTACAAGGATGAAGTTTTG GTTAAGCAGGACGAATTGCTTCAGTTTGCCCAAAATGCCATCACAGGGTTGAAGATTAATGCTGAAATGCTGAG AATTGATGCTGAAGCTTCTgatttgagaaagaaactCGAAAAGATGAATGCCTCTCAAATTCCACAGGAGAGTGAAGACAAGGAACATAAAGAGACTCCTTTAACAATAGAG GCTTTCAAAGAAACACTTGCAAAGATTCGTCTTTGCTCCAGATTAGAAGGTCTTCTAATTAGAAAGAGACAACTAAGCAATGGTGACTCACCAGATATACATGCTCAGAAA GTCGACAAGCTCAGGGTGTTATTAGAATCTTTAGCAAATTCAACTTCCAAAGCCGAGAAACGAATATCAGAGAACAG ACTTCAGAAAGAGGAAGCACTAAAAGCTCGTGTGGTGAAAGCAAATGAAACCGGTGAAAAGGAAAAG GAGTTGGGTGCCGAAATTGCACAGCTtgagaaacaaagagatgaGCTGGAAGCCGATCTGAAGAGG GTAAATCTATCGTTAGCTGCTGCTCAAGCTCGGTTTCGTAATGCGACAGAGGAGAGGGATCAATTTGGTGAAGCCAACAATCAGATAATCGCTCACCTGAAAACGAAG GATGATGACCTGTCCAAATCAGTTGTAGCTTGTAAGAAAGAAGCAGAAGTTATCAAGACGTGGATTAATTTTCTTGAGGATACATGGCTTCTTCAGTGCTCACATATCGAAACGAAGGATAAGCAGACTTT GGACGAATTGGAGAAGCATGAAGATTACTTCTCGGATGTGGCCTTGAATATACTCTCTGTGTACAAG AAGGAGGTGGCACCTTTAATAAGTCGTATAGAAAATTATGTGGAAAATCTGAAGAATCTGGGTCCTGG GTCGGAGAAGCCACCAAATGCAGATCAGGGAGACAATCAGGTATCAAACCCGAGGAAAATTCTGGAGGAGGAGTATATAGACTATGAGACCAAG ATCATTACCACATTCAGCATTGTGGACAACGTGAAAGAGCAATTCCAGGTTCTCCAAAGCAAACTGGATAA AAAGGACGACCGGCGTGTGAAAGAGCTGTTTGATGACATGGAGAAAATGAGGCAGCAATTTGAATCCATAGCGAGGCCAACGTTAGAGATAGAGATTCCATCACCTAGAAGCAGTGTTACGTCCCCTAAAAGCAGTGCTACATCACCCAAATCTCCCAAGCCTAGCAGTAGTAGCATGAATGCTTCAACTGAATCTACTCAGACCCAAAAGCCAGAGCTGAGCAATTCTCCTCAGGCACCCAATCCTGCAGCTGGTTCCAGTCAAGAGTTTAACCCTGAAGCCGAACTAGCCGAGCTGGAATCTGAATTTGGTAAGGTGGCTCGTGATTACTCTGCAGATGAGGTTGATGGATGGGAATTCGATGAACTGGAGAAAGAACTGCAGTAG
- the DCP2 gene encoding decapping 2 (decapping 2 (DCP2); CONTAINS InterPro DOMAIN/s: NUDIX hydrolase domain-like (InterPro:IPR015797), Dcp2, box A (InterPro:IPR007722), NUDIX hydrolase domain (InterPro:IPR000086).), which produces MSGLHRSSSSSKNIGNCLPSKELLDDLCSRFVLNVPEEDQQSFERILFLVEYAYWYYEDNAVENDPKLKSLSLKEFTSLLFNSCDVLRPYVTHIDDIFKDFTSYKCRVPVTGAIILDETYERCLLVKGWKGSSWSFPRGKKSKDEEDHACAIRELSSAILLVNVAFQVLEETGFDVSKLLKREEYIEFVFRQQRVRLYIVAGVTEDTVFAPLTKKEISEITWHRLDHLQPASNEVITHGVSGLKLYMVAPFLSSLKSWILKHPSPVARRPNKPLKALCVWNARTSVGGNGTATVESQNRKSELRTTTMESNSRKPELKRTTMESHSTKPELRKGTMESHNTTATVESHNTKPVVDHSQDIKPGGSFINFKFNQSVILQALESGNSA; this is translated from the exons atgtcggGCCTCCATCGATCATCAAGTTCATCGAAGAACATCGGAAATTGCCTTCCCTCCAAAGAACTCCTTGATGATCTTTGCAG TCgatttgttttgaatgtcCCTGAAGAAGATCAACAGTCATTCGAGAGAATTTTGTTTCTGGTGGAGTATGCTTATTGGTACTATGAAGATAATGCTGTAGAGAATGATCCAAAGCTTAAGTCCCTGTCTTTGAAAGAGTTTACTTCGCTCT TATTCAACAGCTGTGATGTGTTGAGACCTTATGTTACTCACATTGATGATATCTTTAAAGACTTCACTTCTTACAAGTGTCGAGTTCCAGTCACTGGGGCAATTATCCTGGATGAGACATATGAAAGG TGCCTGTTGGTGAAGGGATGGAAAGGATCGAGCTGGAGCTTTCCCCGCGGAAAAAAGAGCAAGGATGAAGAAGACCATGCTTGTGCCATACGTGAG CTCTCTAGTGCTATTCTCCTGGTGAATGTAGCATTTCAG GTCTTAGAGGAAACTGGATTTGATGTCTCAAAGCTACTCAAGAGAGAAGAATATATAGAGTTTGTTTTCAGGCAGCAAAGAGTACGACTTTACATTGTTGCTGGGGTGACAGAAGATACAGTTTTTGCACCACTTACAAAGAAGGAAATCAGT GAAATCACATGGCATCGGCTTGATCATCTTCAGCCAGCAAGTAATGAGGTGATAACTCATGGAGTTTCTGGTCTCAAATTGTACATGGTGGCACCTTTCCTTTC GTCATTGAAGTCGTGGATATTAAAGCATCCTTCACCTGTAGCACGGAGACCTAACAAGCCCCTTAAAG CACTCTGCGTGTGGAATGCAAGGACTAGTGTTGGAGGGAACGGGACAGCAACAGTGGAAAGCCAAAATAGAAAGTCTGAACTCAGgacaacaacaatggaaagCAACAGTAGAAAGCCTGAACTCAAGAGAACAACAATGGAAAGCCACAGTACAAAGCCTGAACTCAGGAAAGGAACAATGGAAAGCCACAATACAACAGCAACAGTAGAAAGCCACAATACAAAGCCTGTAGTCGACCATTCTCAGGACATAAAACCTGGTGGCAGTTTCATAAACTTCAAGTTCAACCAGTCAGTTATCTTACAGGCGTTGGAATCTGGTAATTCAGCTTGA
- the DCP2 gene encoding decapping 2 (decapping 2 (DCP2); CONTAINS InterPro DOMAIN/s: NUDIX hydrolase domain-like (InterPro:IPR015797), Dcp2, box A (InterPro:IPR007722), NUDIX hydrolase, conserved site (InterPro:IPR020084), NUDIX hydrolase domain (InterPro:IPR000086); Has 901 Blast hits to 899 proteins in 331 species: Archae - 18; Bacteria - 332; Metazoa - 132; Fungi - 156; Plants - 50; Viruses - 11; Other Eukaryotes - 202 (source: NCBI BLink).), with protein sequence MSGLHRSSSSSKNIGNCLPSKELLDDLCSRFVLNVPEEDQQSFERILFLVEYAYWYYEDNAVENDPKLKSLSLKEFTSLLFNSCDVLRPYVTHIDDIFKDFTSYKCRVPVTGAIILDETYERCLLVKGWKGSSWSFPRGKKSKDEEDHACAIREVLEETGFDVSKLLKREEYIEFVFRQQRVRLYIVAGVTEDTVFAPLTKKEISEITWHRLDHLQPASNEVITHGVSGLKLYMVAPFLSSLKSWILKHPSPVARRPNKPLKALCVWNARTSVGGNGTATVESQNRKSELRTTTMESNSRKPELKRTTMESHSTKPELRKGTMESHNTTATVESHNTKPVVDHSQDIKPGGSFINFKFNQSVILQALESGNSA encoded by the exons atgtcggGCCTCCATCGATCATCAAGTTCATCGAAGAACATCGGAAATTGCCTTCCCTCCAAAGAACTCCTTGATGATCTTTGCAG TCgatttgttttgaatgtcCCTGAAGAAGATCAACAGTCATTCGAGAGAATTTTGTTTCTGGTGGAGTATGCTTATTGGTACTATGAAGATAATGCTGTAGAGAATGATCCAAAGCTTAAGTCCCTGTCTTTGAAAGAGTTTACTTCGCTCT TATTCAACAGCTGTGATGTGTTGAGACCTTATGTTACTCACATTGATGATATCTTTAAAGACTTCACTTCTTACAAGTGTCGAGTTCCAGTCACTGGGGCAATTATCCTGGATGAGACATATGAAAGG TGCCTGTTGGTGAAGGGATGGAAAGGATCGAGCTGGAGCTTTCCCCGCGGAAAAAAGAGCAAGGATGAAGAAGACCATGCTTGTGCCATACGTGAG GTCTTAGAGGAAACTGGATTTGATGTCTCAAAGCTACTCAAGAGAGAAGAATATATAGAGTTTGTTTTCAGGCAGCAAAGAGTACGACTTTACATTGTTGCTGGGGTGACAGAAGATACAGTTTTTGCACCACTTACAAAGAAGGAAATCAGT GAAATCACATGGCATCGGCTTGATCATCTTCAGCCAGCAAGTAATGAGGTGATAACTCATGGAGTTTCTGGTCTCAAATTGTACATGGTGGCACCTTTCCTTTC GTCATTGAAGTCGTGGATATTAAAGCATCCTTCACCTGTAGCACGGAGACCTAACAAGCCCCTTAAAG CACTCTGCGTGTGGAATGCAAGGACTAGTGTTGGAGGGAACGGGACAGCAACAGTGGAAAGCCAAAATAGAAAGTCTGAACTCAGgacaacaacaatggaaagCAACAGTAGAAAGCCTGAACTCAAGAGAACAACAATGGAAAGCCACAGTACAAAGCCTGAACTCAGGAAAGGAACAATGGAAAGCCACAATACAACAGCAACAGTAGAAAGCCACAATACAAAGCCTGTAGTCGACCATTCTCAGGACATAAAACCTGGTGGCAGTTTCATAAACTTCAAGTTCAACCAGTCAGTTATCTTACAGGCGTTGGAATCTGGTAATTCAGCTTGA
- the ABCG6 gene encoding ABC-2 type transporter family protein (ABC-2 type transporter family protein; FUNCTIONS IN: ATPase activity, coupled to transmembrane movement of substances; INVOLVED IN: response to nematode; LOCATED IN: membrane; EXPRESSED IN: 10 plant structures; EXPRESSED DURING: 4 anthesis, C globular stage, petal differentiation and expansion stage; CONTAINS InterPro DOMAIN/s: ATPase, AAA+ type, core (InterPro:IPR003593), ABC transporter-like (InterPro:IPR003439), ABC-2 type transporter (InterPro:IPR013525), ABC transporter, conserved site (InterPro:IPR017871); BEST Arabidopsis thaliana protein match is: ABC-2 type transporter family protein (TAIR:AT3G55090.1); Has 1807 Blast hits to 1807 proteins in 277 species: Archae - 0; Bacteria - 0; Metazoa - 736; Fungi - 347; Plants - 385; Viruses - 0; Other Eukaryotes - 339 (source: NCBI BLink).), producing the protein MSRVVAADDNMALPFFSPEFGNVSGASSSPTTFAQLLQNVDDSTRRSHHQHHVDVDLASPDQSVPFVLSFTDLTYSVKVRRKFTWRRSVSSDPGAPSEGIFSSKTKTLLNGITGEARDGEILAVLGASGSGKSTLIDALANRIAKGSLKGNVTLNGEVLNSKMQKAISAYVMQDDLLFPMLTVEETLMFAAEFRLPRSLSKSKKSLRVQALIDQLGLRNAANTVIGDEGHRGISGGERRRVSIGIDIIHDPILLFLDEPTSGLDSTSALSVIKVLKRIAQSGSMVIMTLHQPSYRLLRLLDRLLFLSRGQTVFSGSPAMLPRFFAEFGHPIPEHENRTEFALDLIRELEGSAGGTRSLVEFNKGFRQRKAEPRSQTGLSLKEAISASISKGKLVSGATTTTHSSGSSPVSTIPTFANPFWVELAVLAKRSMTNSRRQPELFGIRLGAVLVTGFILATMFWQLDNSPKGVQERLGCFAFAMSTTFYTCADALPVFLQERFIFMRETAYNAYRRSSYVLSHSLVALPSLIILSLAFAAITFWGVGLDGGLMGFLFYFLVILASFWAGSSFVTFLSGVVPHVMLGYTIVVAILAYFLLFSGFFINRDRIPGYWIWFHYISLVKYPYEAVLLNEFGDPTKCFVRGVQIFDNTPLVAVPQGMKVRLLATMSKSLGMRITSSTCLTTGYDILQQQGVTDLTKWNCLWVTVAWGFFFRILFYFSLLLGSKNKRR; encoded by the coding sequence ATGTCTCGTGTGGTCGCAGCGGACGACAATATGGCGTTGCCGTTCTTCTCGCCGGAGTTTGGCAATGTCTCAGGCGCGTCGTCTTCTCCAACAACGTTCGCACAGCTCTTGCAAAACGTCGACGACTCCACGCGTCGTAGTCACCACCAGCATCACGTTGATGTGGATCTCGCCTCGCCGGACCAATCCGTACCGTTCGTTCTCTCGTTCACTGATCTCACTTACAGCGTCAAAGTTCGCCGGAAGTTCACATGGAGACGCAGTGTTTCTTCAGATCCTGGAGCTCCGTCTGAGGGGATCTTCTCTTCCAAGACGAAGACGCTCCTCAACGGAATCACCGGAGAAGCTAGAGACGGAGAGATACTAGCTGTGCTCGGAGCAAGTGGCTCTGGAAAATCGACGCTGATCGATGCGTTAGCGAATCGAATCGCTAAAGGAAGCTTGAAAGGAAATGTAACTCTAAACGGAGAAGTTCTCAATTCGAAAATGCAGAAAGCGATCTCAGCTTATGTGATGCAAGACGATCTTCTTTTTCCGATGCTTACAGTTGAAGAAACCTTAATGTTCGCTGCCGAGTTTCGTCTCCCGCGAAGCCTTTCGAAATCAAAGAAGTCTCTCCGTGTCCAAGCCTTGATTGATCAGTTAGGACTTAGAAACGCGGCGAATACGGTGATCGGAGATGAAGGACACCGTGGAATCTCTGGAGGAGAGCGACGGCGAGTTTCAATCGGGATCGATATCATCCACGATCCGATTCTGCTTTTCCTCGATGAACCAACTTCGGGTCTGGACTCTACAAGTGCTCTAAGTGTTATTAAGGTTCTTAAACGAATCGCTCAGAGTGGAAGTATGGTGATCATGACTCTTCATCAACCTAGTTACCGTCTTCTTCGATTGCTTGAtcgtcttctcttcttgtccCGTGGCCAAACTGTCTTCAGCGGATCGCCTGCGATGCTACCGCGCTTCTTCGCAGAGTTTGGCCATCCAATTCCTGAACATGAGAACCGCACCGAGTTCGCTTTGGATTTGATACGTGAGCTGGAAGGATCAGCTGGTGGAACAAGAAGTTTAGTTGAATTCAACAAAGGGTTTAGACAGAGGAAAGCAGAGCCAAGAAGTCAGACTGGCTTGTCCTTAAAAGAAGCCATCAGCGCAAGTATCTCTAAAGGCAAGCTCGTCTCTGGAGCGACCACAACAACTCATAGCTCTGGCTCGAGCCCTGTTTCCACTATTCCAACTTTCGCGAACCCGTTTTGGGTCGAACTCGCGGTTCTAGCCAAACGGTCCATGACTAATTCTCGCAGACAGCCTGAACTATTCGGGATACGCCTAGGAGCTGTTTTAGTCACTGGATTCATCTTAGCCACTATGTTTTGGCAGCTAGATAACTCCCCTAAAGGAGTCCAAGAACGTCTTGGATGCTTCGCTTTTGCAATGTCCACAACGTTCTACACTTGCGCAGATGCTCTCCCTGTTTTCCTCCAAGAacgtttcattttcatgagAGAAACTGCTTACAACGCTTACCGAAGATCCTCCTATGTACTATCTCACTCTCTTGTTGCCCTCCCTTCCTTGATCATCCTCTCGCTTGCTTTTGCAGCGATCACATTTTGGGGTGTGGGTTTAGATGGAGGTCTTATGGGTTTCCTCTTCTACTTCCTAGTAATCTTAGCCTCTTTCTGGGCAGGAAGCTCATTCGTCACCTTCTTATCAGGCGTTGTCCCACACGTTATGCTCGGTTACACCATTGTTGTAGCCATTTTAGCCTATTTCTTGCTTTTCAGTGGATTCTTCATCAACCGAGATCGAATCCCTGGCTACTGGATCTGGTTCCATTACATTTCCTTAGTCAAGTATCCTTATGAGGCTGTGCTCCTAAACGAATTCGGTGACCCAACAAAGTGTTTCGTCAGAGGAGTTCAGATATTCGACAACACACCTCTGGTCGCGGTGCCTCAGGGGATGAAAGTTAGGCTTCTAGCAACTATGAGCAAATCACTTGGAATGAGGATCACAAGCTCTACTTGCTTGACCACAGGATATGACATTTTGCAGCAACAAGGCGTTACGGATCTCACCAAATGGAATTGCTTGTGGGTCACGGTCGCTTGGGGCTTCTTCTTTCGAATCTTGTTCTACTTTTCTCTGCTTTTGGGTAGCAAGAACAAGAGgaggtaa
- the SULTR4;1 gene encoding sulfate transporter 4.1 (sulfate transporter 4.1 (SULTR4;1); FUNCTIONS IN: sulfate transmembrane transporter activity; INVOLVED IN: sulfate transport, transport, transmembrane transport; LOCATED IN: integral to membrane, membrane; EXPRESSED IN: 22 plant structures; EXPRESSED DURING: 15 growth stages; CONTAINS InterPro DOMAIN/s: Sulphate transporter (InterPro:IPR011547), Sulphate transporter/antisigma-factor antagonist STAS (InterPro:IPR002645), Sulphate anion transporter, conserved site (InterPro:IPR018045), Sulphate anion transporter (InterPro:IPR001902); BEST Arabidopsis thaliana protein match is: sulfate transporter 4;2 (TAIR:AT3G12520.1); Has 1807 Blast hits to 1807 proteins in 277 species: Archae - 0; Bacteria - 0; Metazoa - 736; Fungi - 347; Plants - 385; Viruses - 0; Other Eukaryotes - 339 (source: NCBI BLink).), translating to MSYASLSVKDLTSLVSRSGTGSSSSLKPPGQTRPVKVIPLQHPDTSNEARPPSIPFDDIFSGWTAKIKRMRLVDWIDTLFPCFRWIRTYRWSEYFKLDLMAGITVGIMLVPQAMSYAKLAGLPPIYGLYSSFVPVFVYAIFGSSRQLAIGPVALVSLLVSNALGGIADTNEELHIELAILLALLVGILECIMGLLRLGWLIRFISHSVISGFTSASAIVIGLSQIKYFLGYSIARSSKIVPIVESIIAGADKFQWPPFVMGSLILVILQVMKHVGKAKKELQFLRAAAPLTGIVLGTTIAKVFHPPSISLVGEIPQGLPTFSFPRSFDHAKTLLPTSALITGVAILESVGIAKALAAKNRYELDSNSELFGLGVANILGSLFSAYPATGSFSRSAVNNESEAKTGLSGLITGIIIGCSLLFLTPMFKYIPQCALAAIVISAVSGLVDYDEAIFLWRVDKRDFSLWTITSTITLFFGIEIGVLVGVGFSLAFVIHESANPHIAVLGRLPGTTVYRNIKQYPEAYTYNGIVIVRIDSPIYFANISYIKDRLREYEVAVDKYTNRGLEVDRINFVILEMSPVTHIDSSAVEALKELYQEYKTRDIQLAISNPNKDVHLTIARSGMVELVGKEWFFVRVHDAVQVCLQYVQSSNLEDKHLSFTRRYGGSNNNSSSSNALLKEPLLSVEK from the exons ATGTCCTACGCATCTCTCAGCGTCAAGGACCTGACCAGCCTTGTTTCAAGATCCGGAACCGGTTCGTCTTCTTCGCTCAAGCCTCCGGGTCAGACCCGCCCCGTCAAGGTCATCCCGCTTCAGCATCCTGACACCTCCAATGAAGCTCGTCCTCCTTCGATTCCTTTCGACGATATCTTCTCCGGATGGACGGCGAAGATCAAGCGCATGAGGCTCGTCGATTGGATTGATACTCTCTTTCCTTGTTTCCGATGGATTCGAACTTACCGATGGAGCGAGTATTTTAAGCTCGATCTCATGGCTGGTATCACCGTCGGTATAATGCTTGTTCCCCAG GCAATGTCGTATGCGAAACTAGCTGGCCTTCCACCAATTTACGGTCTAT ACTCTTCATTTGTGCCGGTATTTGTCTATGCCATATTTGGCTCATCCCGTCAGCTTGCAATTGGACCTGTAGCATTGGTTTCTCTTCTCGTCTCTAATGCTTTGGGTGGAATCGCTGATACGAACGAGGAATTACATATTGAATTGGCCATTTTGTTGGCGCTTTTAGTTGGAATCTTGGAGTGCATCATGGGGCTCTTAAG GCTTGGATGGCTTATTCGTTTCATTAGTCACTCAGTCATATCTGGATTTACAAGTGCTTCGGCCATTGTGATTGGGTTatctcaaataaaatatttcctGGGGTATAGCATTGCCCGGAGCAGCAAGATTGTGCCAATAGTAGAGAGCATAATAGCTGGAGCTGATAAG TTTCAGTGGCCACCTTTCGTGATGGGATCTCTTATTCTGGTGATTCTTCAAGTGATGAAACATGTG GGAAAAGCCAAAAAGGAACTTCAGTTCTTACGAGCAGCAGCGCCACTCACCGGGATTGTGCTCGGTACAACCATTGCAAAAGTGTTTCATCCGCCTTCCATCTCTCTG GTGGGAGAAATACCTCAGGGCCTTCCAACATTTTCTTTCCCAAGAAGTTTTGATCATGCAAAAACGTTGCTTCCAACATCAGCTCTCATTACTGGTGTTGCCATCTTG GAATCTGTGGGAATTGCCAAAGCGCTTGCGGCAAAAAACAGATATGAGTTGGATTCAAATTCAGAG TTGTTTGGTCTTGGTGTTGCAAATATATTGGGGTCATTATTTTCTGCATACCCAGCTACAG GATCCTTTTCTAGGTCAGCTGTGAATAATGAAAGTGAAGCTAAGACTGGCCTATCAGGGCTTATAACAGGAATCATCATTGGATGTTCTCTACTGTTCTTGACACCGATGTTTAAATACATACCACAG TGTGCTTTGGCAGCAATAGTGATATCTGCCGTTAGTGGCTTG GTGGACTATGACGAAGCTATTTTCCTCTGGCGTGTGGACAAGAGGGATTTTTCGCTTTGGACCATCACTAGCACCATAACATTGTTCTTCGGAATAGAGATCGGTGTCCTTGTTGGT gTTGGTTTTTCACTAGCATTCGTTATCCACGAGTCTGCAAACCCTCACATTG CTGTCTTGGGGCGGCTTCCAGGCACCACTGTGTACAGAAACATAAAGCAGTATCCAGAGGCTTACACATACAACGGGATTGTGATAGTTCGAATCGATTCTCCTATTTACTTTGCCAACATAAGTTACATCAAGGACAG ACTACGAGAATATGAAGTAGCTGTTGACAAATACACAAACCGGGGACTGGAGGTGGAtagaataaattttgtaatccTGGAAATGTCTCCTGTTACACACATAGATTCGAGCGCAGTGGAAGCCTTGAAAGAACTGTATCAAGAGTATAAAACAAGGGATATTCAGCTAGCGATATCAAACCCGAACAAAGATGTTCACTTGACAATAGCAAGATCAGGAATGGTGGAGCTAGTTGGCAAGGAATGGTTCTTTGTGAGAGTACACGACGCCGTACAGGTGTGTCTACAATACGTACAGAGCTCTAACTTGGAGGACAAGCATTTAAGTTTTACGAGACGATATGGTGGGAGCAACAACAATTCATCCTCCTCCAACGCGCTGTTGAAGGAGCCATTGTTATCAGTGGAGAAATAA